TTGGCTCACATACAGAATTTTGAATTATATCTGAATGTGTTAAAGCTATATATAAATACTGGAAAAACAAACTGTCATGCCGCAAGCTGTGTTTTAATAACACAGCAATGGGATatatttttatagtaattttcaTATTATTACTTGTGTTTTAGTTTGTATGTAGCAATCTGCATCAGACTGATAGCAAATATGCGTAGCTTCTTATTCTGTGAGTTCAGTGGTCATTAAACTCTCCTTAGCAGAAAAGTCCTATGATCTTAAATGAGATTTTAGTAGATCCTGGGGTTTTTGCCAGTTTGTTAAACAGTGCTTAATTTCATCCCAGGAACTGAAATGTCCATGCTCAGTAATCTTAAATAagagggcagggaaaaaaaatctgaagataaTAATATCCATAATGAGTTAATGCTGATACACACACTCTTCTTCTAACTGTCTTTTGAATGTTTCTTTCCAATTTACTGGCCTTTAAACCAAAGGAACAGTTACATTTCATTAACATTCCCTTTCGTTTCCTTCAGGCGTCAGGATGTGCTGACAGTCACACCATGGCTGGCCCCCATCATCTGGGAAGGAACCTTCAATTCTGAGATCCTAGACAGTGCCTACAGGCCACTGAACCTCACCATAGGGGTGACAGCCTTTGCCATTGGAAAGTAAGTGAACCACTCAGTGGGCACAGTTCTTGGATTGATGTACTTCCTCTGTCAAAAGATCATTTTGGCTTttcttgtcctcagcagagctgaaATCTGTCCCAATCTGTAGTAAACTTTCATGCCCAGAGCTGAAATCTGTCCCAATCTGTAGTAAACTTTCATGCCCAGGTATTGTGTCTATAATCATACAAGCCTACAAGATAACGGACTCAGCACCCAAGGTACCTGGAAGCCTGGTCAGTATTTTTGAAGAACTAGCATGTGCCTTGGGTATTAGAGCTGTAGATAGGTGGTTGGTTGGTCAAAGTAGGGATAATCCACTTGTTCCTTGTCCTCCACTGTACTTTACCTATTGCATGTATAGTGTATGGATCCTTGCAGCAATAGCTAGTCAACACTCTTCATCCCTTGTCTTCTTCCATTCATTAAAGTATCCTTCATAATCCACCATGCATCCCCTTGTCTCTGCTGTGCTATTCACGTGTTGTGTCTGCACAGATACACAAGGTTTGTGGGCAGCTTCTTGGAGTCGGCAGAGAAACATTTCATGAAAGGCTATCGGGTGAACTATTATATCTTCACGGACAACCCTGAGACAATTCCCGATGTCCAGCTGCAACCTGGACGAAGGTTTGTCATTGTCCCTATCAAGAAATACTCCAGCTGGCAAGAGATCTCCATGCGCAGGATGGAGGCCATAAACAAGCACATAGCAGAGACAAGTCATCAGGAGGTGGACTACCTCTTCTGCCTGGACATTGACATGGTGTTCTACAATGCCTGGGGGCCCGAGACCCTGGGTGATACAGTAGCAGCCATACACCCCGGCTATTTCAATGTCCCTCGAAGCCAGTTCCCTTATGAGAGGAGGAGCTCTTCAGCAGCCTACATCCCTGATGGAGAAGGGGACTTCTACTATGGAGGAGCCGTGTTTGGAGGGCTGGTCAAGAAAGTCTATGAGTTCACCAAGACTTGCCACATGACCATCCTGACGGACAAAGCCAATGGAATCATGGCAGCCTGGCAGGAAGAAAGTCATCTCAACAGGCACTTCCTCTCCCACAAACCCTCCAAAGTGCTTTCTCCAGAGTATTTATGGGATGACAGGAAGCCAAAGCCCCCTGAAATTCACCTCATACGTTTTTCCACAGTGGATAAGAACTACAATGAGATAAGAGGTTGACCATCTGATCCCTGCAGAGGTGTCCTCCACGCAATCAAACCCACTGAATATTAGCTCCCACAGAACATGCCCCACCATGAATTTTTGTTCCCAGTGTGAACAAACTGAGAAAGGAACATGTGGATAATTTCTCTGGAGAACAGGAGTCTTAAtgcatttcagaagcagcagccaaaGTGGAGGTGAGAATGAAAAGGTTTCTAGGTTCCTAATCTTTGTAAATACAAGCATCCTGGTTGAGGCTGCAGCACACAAAAAGGCATCCAAAAGGCCAGTTACCAAATGCAAAGCTGTCCTTATAGCAAGGCTGCAGATGCCTTTACCTGAGTGTTTTCCTGAGGCCCAGCAGAAACTTAGCAAGATCAAAATGGTATTTGACATTTCTGTGGAGAAGATGACCTAGAGTTTTAGTAAAGACCTTTTCACTTAAAAATCCAGCTTTGCAGGGCAATTAATTTTCATGCATTGTGATTTAAACTCACACCCTTTTTCAGGATCAGGAGGAAACTTGCGCTCAGAGCAAGTTATCCCTGATTAGTGTGCAACAGGATTTCTTGGACCTTCTCAGCGGAGAGCTGGTGCCAGCCATTGCCAGTAAGAACCCTGGTCTGACAGGACAAATAGTGTGAATTCATATAGCAGTTATCTTCCACGTTCCAATCTGTGTTTCGGAGACCCAAGTTTAGACAGAACTGGCACAGCTCAGACCCAGactgaacttgtttgggtttatttcaaTCACAGATGTGCTCTGaaccttttccctggttcccatGTCTCTGTAGATCATGTAATCTTTTCCAACACAGAAAATCTGGTATTGAGAGGTTCATGTTCCTATCCATTGCTTCAGTCCTTTCCAACTTTTCTAAGCTCTGTGAAATAAATTGGCTAGAAGCTGCTGGAACTGGCAGTAAGAGCTGATGTATTTCCAGCAAACAGGGTGATTTCATTTTATAATGAAATGCTCTAGTGAAACTGTGAGTTCAGTCTAGAGCTGGAAGTAGGCTGGGGTTAACATTTTCTTTGCACAAATGTGATGAGAAGCTGAACCAGGCGTTTTGCAGCCTTTAAAGCCTGACAGCTCGCTTGGGTGAAGAGGTGTGGGGGGGTCCAAACACAGGGGAACAGCCACAGCTTGCCAACGATGACAGCATAATTGTCAACTGAGGTCAAAGCATGGAAGTTCGTCAGCCACATCCCTTGCCGCAGCACATCTGCCATAAACATCTTCTCCGTTACCTCCCAAGGCATGCTACAAAAGGGCTGTGCAAATCCATGCCATGCTCATTTAATGTGAGCAGGGAGAGGGAccacagggagcagcagagaaTGGCAGTGCTGTACGGCACGGAGAGGAGAAGCAGGGGTGAAAGGGCTAAGCTGACTGTTTCTAAgggaacagtttaaaaaaaaaaaaaagaaaagaaaaaaggctcatTTAGCAGAGAGGGAAAATGGGGAAGAGGTGCCTGACTGTTCTTGCTTCTTTTCACATGAAAAATTGCTGTATGGCAGTGTATCAAGTATTTGAAGCTTTAGGGCCCCACCACTGATTGCAAATGACTTAACGAGCCCTTTCAGTCCTGTGTGAGCCAGCTGAAAATGGCACTTGCCAGTGTCATTGTAGGCATTTCATCTTCCAGAAGACTAATTAGAAAATCTTTCATGGTACCCATAATATAGATAAGGTACACAAAATACCTCCAGCCCAAAACCCTTAGTGCAGTTGGGTCTGTTGATTCATGCTTTATCCAGCAAAGGGTTTACCTTATTGTATTTTCACCAGACTGTTCTTAGTGCTGTGGTGCTGGAGGAAGACACCCCTCTACGTAACTAAACCAAAACTGAATCTCCTGTGAAGATGTCTATGTTTGGTAACCACGCACCTCATCTAAGCCAAAAGGGTGAAGAAAGATCCTTAtccaaatatttccaaaaagATATATTCCCACCAGGATTCCAGGATTAAAACTGTATATTTCTTATTTGTAAAACAGTTGTGTCTGAAGGCCATGACTGGAACTAAGGTCTCATTATGCCAGTTgctatatatatgcatatggaTTTTTTTACGAGCCAAAAGGAACTGTCTAGTCTGATCTGCACAGGACAAGCCAGGTAATTTTATCTCCCAATGTCAGTATCAAGCTCACAATACGTAGCTGGTCTGTGCTAGATCTCTCAGAAAAGCATTCAGATCCAATAAAAACATGAAGTGATAGAGCAGCCACAAATCTATAGATCAGCTGTGCCAATGGCTAATTCCCCTTATGCCTTAATTCTGCTCTAAATTGGTCTGTTTTTGCAGCCTGTATTTGCAGCCATTGGGCTTCATTCTGCCATACTAAATTACTTGAACTCCTGTGCAGATATTCATAGCCTATACTAAATCCACCACGAGAAGAAGTTCTCCAGCACAAATGATGCGTGATAGAGGGTGGCCTATGTTTCTGGGGTACCTGTTCTGAAAAACTTTTGTGAAAGGCTTGGTCTCCGGCTCCGCTTCCTAGCCACCTTTTGGCCGAATCCAGGACCCTGTGATTGACACGGTAATGGCCTGATTTGTGCAGTGCCAAACATGTTTATCTTCCTGGCAGGCCTGCAGCTTCTCCCCAGGGGAATGTCTTGTGTCACATGTTATGTGACACAGTTCTGCTCGACAGGGCTGTGATTTGAAGCAGTACTTAGAAACTCCCCGTGTCTCCAGTGAGCAGAAGAATGTGACTGCAGAAACACGCTCCCCAGTGCAGTGTGGGAGATGGTCCCTGAATCAGCTCATGCCCTCCTCTAATTAATGAAAGCCTGGACTTCAGTTGTCATCTCCTGCTGATTAATCCCCTTCCCCCAACACCAGCAGCAAGCTTTCCTTCTCTCATTTAGATTGTGCAGCCTGAGGCTTGTGGGCAGCGTGGGAGTTTCACAAGGACCTACTTTCTGATCAGAATTCCCCACCAACATCCATTGctcagtggggaaactgaggcacacggTAGCAAGGCAGCAGAGTGGCACTCTTGCATGTGAGGTCTTGCTCCGCTCGCCACAGGGGACAATGCAGTCTCACATGTCCATGTGCCAAGGGAATTTGGACTTGGAAACATGCACACAGTACTACATGAAAAGTGAATCACCGCATGTAAATAAATCATCAGCCGATTTACACTGCCTGAGAATCTGATCATGCTTTCAAGGTATTTCTGACTCAAGCCCTGCTTGTCCTTAACCAAGCCTCAGATCAGTAGCTTATTGCCTTCCCAAGGGCCCCTTGTTCCATCCATCCCTTTCTGCTCAGCTGGAACAGACTCATCATTCATTGTCCGTCTAATTTAAGAATCCATCTGacaggctttttctttccttgttccGCCTGGTGACTTGCATGGTGCATTCATCCCCAAAGGGAAAATTTCTCTGGGGAGCAAGAAACAGAAACTTCCAGCACTGAATATGATCCTGGGTGGGGCCAGACTGTGATCCTCTTGTTCTCCCCACTGATAGGACAAGAATCATTTCCACTAAGCCAGACTAGCACCCTTTTTCACTCCTATTCGGATTTCCTGTAACCCTCCCACAGGTGGTGTTGCCTGACATTATTGAccagaaatgtcattttgaaCCACTTTAATACGCAGCTATAGTTACGAAAGGACTGGCCTAGTCAAACCTTCTCTGTGTGAGATCTGTGGCTGGGGGGCATGAAATGAGATGGTCTTTGAGCAGACATGAATGAGGAAGGATAAAAACATCGGTTATACATTCCCTGCACAAAACCAGTTTGGGGAATACCCATGTGCATTGGGCTGGCTTAATGCAGCTAAAGCAGCATGGTGGTGGAAAGGAGCTGGAAGGCTGCGAGCTCCCTGCCAGAATGGCTGGTTTTACTCTCCTACCCTCTGTCTTACCTGTTTTGCCTGGGGCTTTACAAGGAAGAGACTGTCTCTTGTTCTGTGTCCGCATGGGGCCTAGTCTTGGTTGCTCACTAGTGAATGTGAGATACACAGAATGAGTTTCTTTCTCAGTGGGGATTTGCTCTAATCTGAAAGGGCAGCACTAAGCAGCAGGGTTACTATTTTCTCACTTGAATCCCCCCTGCTCTGCTTCACCTCACTGCCCCAGCAAGTCTCCGTGGGATGCCCAGGGGTGAAACACGCAGAGGGCAACAGCTGCTCTCCAGGTGGAGTGACAATGACAGTGATGGGCCCTTGCAGGGACAGCAGGAACTGGAGAAGGAATTTACAGGAGTGGGTTGCACTTTACTCACACTAAATCCCCAATCCTGCAGTTCTGATCCACACATAGGTCCACACAACCAAATAAATTAGGAAAGCATCGCTAGCAAAATGCATCGAAGGAGTGACTTTTAAATGTCTGCCTACCCACCCGACTCCCTCCTTTATCGAAGTGTAAGAGTAGTGCTGTACTGACTTGACTTTTCTTGGGCTATATTTAGATTAAACATAGATCCACCAAATGTCGTTGTTTTATGTAAAACTAGTATAAAGCCATATGAATAGAAAGGCTCTTTTAACTAGAAATCTCTGCTGCTTGTATGCCCACCTCAtcccccctaccccccccgcTGAACCTTTAGCTAATTTAAAGCAAGTCAGATGAgtacaaattactttttaaaagtgcttcattctgggtttttttttgtagtgaGTTTTGCCAGCATCCAATTACAGTTATAGACCTTTTGAAGTACGTATTTTTCTCACTGTTCAGCAATGACACCGTTACTATAATTAGAATGATGTTGCTCTGTAGCAGCATCTAGTGCCAGAGCGATTGGCCTGGCAGCACCTTTTCCTTTCCTGGCTACGCTCCCCACCCAGAGCTGCTGGTTCTGCCGGCCTGGAGCGTCGGAGGAGCGGGATGGTCCGATGAGATGGGCTGTGCCTTGTCACCAATTCCCACTGCGCCCCTGGTAAAGTTGGTCCTTCCCGCTCGGTggctcctggggcagggaggctGTTGGACGCGGTGGCACTCGTGTGGGTGCCGGGTGTGCGTGCTGGTCCCCAGGAGTGCGGTGGCCGACTTTGCACCCCCAAACCAGGAGCATTGCACCGGCCGGGTGCACTGGGCCGTGCAGAGTGACGCAGCCTCCTCtcagctcctgcttctcctgACATCACTCTGCAATGGCACATGTCATCGGCCTCATAAACTATGGGTACTGGAGCCGTTCACACGCAGCCTGTTTCCAGGGCAACCCCGCTCACTCAGCCCCCGCTGTCTCACCAGCTCACGCTCCAGCACACCGACCGCGCACCCAAAATCTCCAGCAGCTTTTTCCCGGGGTCCCTCCGTGCCCCCCGCCCCGTTTCGGCTGATTGGGTTGAGCAGAGATGAGGCAGCCGGGGGGGGATGTTTGTGCACAGTCCCGCTGCGGCAGGCTGCCGGGCTCGCCTCGTTAGAGGTGTCTTACTGGGGAGAACTCGGCAGCCGTGCgcgcagtgggggggggggggggggatctcgCCCAGCAAAGGACCCTTCCTCTGCCCCGAGGCTCTTCTCCTATTTATAGCCTGCACAGCGGCGCGGTGCCAAACCCCTCCGAACCGCCGCTCGCTCCCTGGCGAGGCCTGCAAGGTGCTTTCCCACGGGTCCtgcacccacagcacccacctcctgcgggcggcggggaggggggggggggggcacctaaGAAGAGGTGCCCAGGCAGAGGGTGCCACGGGGGCACGCGTGTACCCAGCGGTGCGGCTGCCCCTGGGTCCCCCGCTGCAGACGTGCACCCACCTGCAGGCTCTCGCCCGGGGATGCGGGGGGCCAGGCCGGGAGAGGCCGGGCGCGGCCCCCGCCCTCCCGGTAGCggcgcgcccgcccccgccccgctcggTGCCGCCCCGCGCTCGGCTCTCCCGGCCGCGCTccgcgctggcggcggcggcggctccggctccggttCCCCGGGGCCCCATGGCCGGCGCGGtccggccccggccgccgggcAGCGCGGAGGGGCGGTGAGCCCGGCCCCGCGGAACCCCGGTGCGGGGGTCAGCGGCTGTCCCTGGGCGGCCGGCGGAGGCTATGCGCGGGGCACGATGATGATCGACACTCAGGTGAGTTGTGCTTTTCACCCATCGGCTTTGTCTCTCCGGAGCACTTTCGCGGTACCCCCGAGCTCCGGTGCGCTGCTgcgggggcggccgggctcgGTCCCCTTCGGCACCCCGGCTAGAGGGGGTTGACGGCGGCCCACGCGTGTCCGCGACGGGTGACTAATGCATGTGCGGTGCCAAGGAGCGGGTGGGCTCTGTCGGTGATTTCCTTGGGGTCTGTACCTGCAAGTGCCTGTCCCTTGCTGCCTGTTGGTGTAGGGAGGACACTACGTGCTAGCAGTCCAGACCTCTGGTCTGCTGCGTGAGCTttggcagaggagaagcagcagcctttgcggggggggggggggggggaatctctttttttgtttgggttttttttttgtgtaatggATAAGTGCGGCTAGTAGAAGTGGGGATGAAGGATTGGGAACGAAAGGAAGACAGTTTGGGACAGGGTCTAGCTGCCGGTGCGACGCTGCAGCCGTTACGGAGCTGTGTGGCTGCTGGcaggctgcaaagctgctgcatgctgtgccagcaggccagggctgcagctctccAGGCAGCGCTTAGGCCAAGGGGCACCAGGAGGTCCCTTATCTCTGCCTGGTGTGTTTATGAGGTTAAATGAAGCTAAATTGAGCTGAGGTGGACAAAAGCTCTACACTCAGAAACCCACAAGTGtttttggggcaggggaggatgAAGCAAACGCATGAAATTTGGGGGTCTCATCAGAATGTGGCGCTCTGGTCCTGATGCTCCCCTGACTTTATACTTTCTATTCTGCTTCCCATGTTCCCCTCCCGACCCCAaccctgggaagggaaggggggtctgtgctgctgccctggtggtggtggtgggaaggtAAGTGGGCAGTGATGGCTCCTGGGAGCCCAAGAATGAATAAAGGGAAGGGCTGATGCTGTGGTGGAAAAGTGGGCTGGGATCCATTTTTGGACTGGAAAATGTGCATACCAGAGCCGCCTCCTGCACCCAGTGGGTCCATTTGGTCTGGGCCTCATTTGGCTTGAGCCAGCCCTATAAACAAGAGCTAAATTAGGTCTGTTGGGGGTAAGTGTGCGAGGCAGGAACCAGTGCCAGTATGCGTGCATGCTGGATGTGGCATGTCCCTTTGGAAAAGGGGATTGGCAACCAAAATACCAGGGTTTGGATCCTGACCCTGCCAAGGGTCAAGAATAAGAGTACTCTGCCACCATGGCTGTGGACTGGGGAGAATAATCTTGCTGGGAGATCCAGAAAATTATTAGGTATAAAGCTGTCTAGAAAAAGGTGTCCAGAGCTCAGTCTCCCTTCCATGTTGCATTCCTATGGAGTGCTTTGTACTAAGGTCTCAACTTTAGCCTTCCCATCACTTTTTATAGTTGCCCCCGTTTTATATatgggtaaactgaggcatgTAGAGGTGTTTGTTACAAGCCTTAGGATCCTGCGTGGTGGATGTTATCATGGTGAGCACAGGTTAGAAGTCCTGATTCCGCCTACATGTCCTGCTTGAAGAGGATGAACCACTTTGCTATTTAAGGGGTGCAATTCATTGAAGTCCCGTCATTTGTGACTACCAGTTAAGAGGAATTTCCAGCTGCACCCGCAGCCGCACCCTGCCAGTTCTTATGGCTGTACAGCTACATTTTTCATGCCTCATAAATGTTTCTCTCCCTGGTTGCTAAGGGAAAGACCCACACAAACAACTGGGAAAACTGAGTGCTGCAAAGTAAATAAGCTGagcaaacaagattttttttaaatctctgattTAATTGCTGCAGGTGTGTTGTTCAGGGTGTCATGACATGTGAAAGCAAAGGTTCATGTGCAAGGGTGAATTTCAGCCTTTAAAACCGAAAGCTGCATGTGAGCTGGGTCAGAAGGTGGCTTCCATCCTGAACCAAGCTCCCAGAGCTGCAGTCTCGTCCCCTCTCTCCCTTACTGGCTGTTTGGGCTGGAGAAGGGAGCAGATGGCGGACAAGCAGTCTTGGGGCTGGCTGAGGGCAGGATGCAGAGTGCCTGAGTGCAGGCAGGCAAGGCTGGAGCTGAATTTGTTTTTGTGTCTGTCATCTGCTCTGAGGCAGAGAAGGGAGCTGTGTCTGAAGTGTCTCCAATGGCTGGGAGTTAACTCTTGGTGGTGCTCTGCCACGGGTAGGAGGGCGAGTTGGCAACAAGTGACAGCAAGCGAGAGTCCAGCTGGCAGCAGGGTCTGGGAGGAAGCGGGTGGAGAGATGCAAAGTCCCTCCTCAGCGTGCTTCAGCTGCTCCATCTGGAGCTCCCActcatgcatgtgtgtatgtgcctGCGGATAGGGCTGCTCAGACGTGAACAGAGGATGCAGCGACTGCTGCAGGCTCCAGAATAAATCTCTGGGATATTGGAATGATTGATTTGACATCCTGTAGTTCATTGTAGTTTATTATCTTTGGGGTCAGTTTGCTTTGAGATGACCCTTTATAGGAAGAAAGGAGGGGCTTTTCAGAACTGTGTTTATTCTGGGCATCTTTGGGGTTGTGTTTTTCAGTTCCTCGCAGTGTTCTCACTCTGCCGTTCCCTATACGGTGCCTGGCTACTGGACCTGGAGAAGCAGGGGTCCTGATCTTGTGTGGTAATCGTAAAAGCAGTCTGCACTATCCATCAATGCTGGTTTTGCTTCTGATACCTTTCCCATTGCTATAGCAACACATGTCTCATGGAGGATGCCAGCATGCTTTCCAGGCGGTACATGCAGAGAAGCTACTTCACCTGCCACCAAACTGCAATCACTTGTGGAGCGGGGCTGGCTAATTGGCAACTACAcacagctgctggggctggaggtgcaGAGAAACTGCTCTTAGCTCCCTCAGGCTGACCCTGCTCTCCCAGGTGTTCCCACTACCTGGATTTTCCCTGGGATATCAGGGTGACAAAGTACATGTGAGAGTGCATGGTATCTAGTGCCAGAATCTGGGATTTCTCTCCAAAGGAGATGTTCGGGATGGTGTCAGCTAGGTTGCCAAGGCTTGGTGAGTGTTAGGGGCTGTTTGCCTCTTCCCCCTTCACCTTGCCTGTAGAGGCTGGAAGATGTGCTTCACCTGCAGGGTGCTGATGGAGGAGAGGGGTTGTTTGCCCGCTTTTCCCAAGTGAGCTtgtttattcctccatctccttcaCACGCTGCAGTCACTAAATGGACTCTGGGACACTCTCTTGTTCCGCTCCACCTCCCCGTCCTGCTGTCCTTTGCTCTTCTGTGCAAACCAGAGGCTGTCGCCAGTCATTCAGCTGCGGGTGGCcatcagcactgctgcagggttGCCTTCCCACTGCAGCGATGCTTGCTGCTGCCTCCGTGCCTGGCTTGGTGCTGGTTGGGGATGCGTTTTGCATGCTGTTGTGACTGGTGCGAGCTGTGTAAGCCTGTGCGAATGCCTTGTGtgggcaggctgcaggctgtCCGGCTGCTTGGGGCCGAGCCGGGCTGAGCAGCAGATGGCACTGTTGGTTTCCCTATGAGTTATTGCCTTGGGTTTTGCCTTCATCAGTGCTGACAAGGGTCGGCGGTGATGGGAGCCGGGGCATGGCAGGCGCCTGGCTCTCTTGGAAAGGGGCACGAACGACAGGCTGGGCTCCGCTGCAGGGAGCGGATCTGCTCAGCGGAGCTTGGTGCTTGCGTCTTGCTCACCAAGGAGGAGCTGTGTTTGGCTTCTTGGTGATGAGTAATATGAGCCAGCCTCATCCTTGGAGACCTGAGGTACAATCCCAAAGCCACCGGGGGCCTGCTATGAGTCCTTAGCAAGGCCATGTCAATCGCTGGTCCCTCCTATAAAAAGAAAGCCCTGATCCACAGCTCCCTTTTGTGCTTGTTCCCACTGTCACCAGTCAACCCATCCCCCAGCTTTCCCTAGCACTCAGTAAACAACAGGCAAACGCGTGACCTTTCCATCAGCAGTGGCTGGGAGAGGTGCCTTTGCTGCTTTCCAGGCTGCCACATCTGTGCTGTTCGTGTTGGTGTAGTAGTATTTAAATACGTGCGTGGGGCAGTGTGGTTGAAAACGCTGTGTTGCTGCCCCAGTGGCTGGAGCAGCACCGGGCGTTCAGGAGTGGCCGTGGCAGCCAGCTGTTTGGGTGCTGAGCTGTCTCCCAAATATCCAGTTTGCTCTGTCTGGgtccagcccctgcctgctgcaggaggcagtggtGGAGCCTCCAGATGTTAGAAGGTTTTCCTGCTGGGACTGCCCGAGTCCAGCCTGCATGACCTGTAGTGAGGGTTCACCCATCTGTTTTCCCTGgggatttgcattttaaataacttgATTTCTTGGGGACCTTTTGGCTCCCAAGTCGCCCTGGGTGTGCCTGTGCATTCGCCCTCAGTCCTCTGCCCCTTGCCACCCAGCACTCTTGGAGCGGGCTCTCTGCAGGCTATCTCTGCGGATATTTGTTTTCTCCACTGATTTTCCCCTGCATTGCAAGTTTTGGCCTTGGGTCAAAGACAATATTTGTAGACATGAGCTGACGTCAAAGTCGGCTCGGTGGTGGCGTGGCGGGGGATCACAGGCTTCCAGGACAGAGTTCCCGCTCCCTCGAGGCCTGGGAGTGCAGCAGGAGTTCACCCACTGCAAAGATTTACAGCTGCCCCGTGCTCCTGGGTTCGCTAAGCTGTGCTCTGGTGCGGCCCCGCAGGCTCCTGCCCTCCTGTGCTTGGGGCTGGTGAATGTTGCATGCTCCCTGGAGTAGCTGTAGCTGCAATACAATGTCCTTCACCACCCTGTCTGGAGATTTCAAAgctggggggaaggaaggaaagaggcagggtgagggaggtgggggggaaggaaggggtgcAGCGGTGCCCCGATGGGTTGCTTGCCTGCTGCAGCTTGGAGAGGGTGGAGAAGCCCGCCTTTGGTCTGTCCTGCTTTTGTGTAGGATCTGGAGAAAATCAGAGAGGCTTTAGATGTGGTGCCAGAGCTCTGGGATGTCAAGGCATCCCAGATAAGGCTCCAC
The Harpia harpyja isolate bHarHar1 chromosome 19, bHarHar1 primary haplotype, whole genome shotgun sequence DNA segment above includes these coding regions:
- the GBGT1 gene encoding globoside alpha-1,3-N-acetylgalactosaminyltransferase 1 isoform X1 — translated: MISRKVVGSLVCLFVVTAFIWITVGNRKVHYLPYYLPCPKIFSMKLQYTEEKLIQLFPQSFYQQPRVLAPQRQDVLTVTPWLAPIIWEGTFNSEILDSAYRPLNLTIGVTAFAIGKYTRFVGSFLESAEKHFMKGYRVNYYIFTDNPETIPDVQLQPGRRFVIVPIKKYSSWQEISMRRMEAINKHIAETSHQEVDYLFCLDIDMVFYNAWGPETLGDTVAAIHPGYFNVPRSQFPYERRSSSAAYIPDGEGDFYYGGAVFGGLVKKVYEFTKTCHMTILTDKANGIMAAWQEESHLNRHFLSHKPSKVLSPEYLWDDRKPKPPEIHLIRFSTVDKNYNEIRG
- the GBGT1 gene encoding globoside alpha-1,3-N-acetylgalactosaminyltransferase 1 isoform X2, producing MKLQYTEEKLIQLFPQSFYQQPRVLAPQRQDVLTVTPWLAPIIWEGTFNSEILDSAYRPLNLTIGVTAFAIGKYTRFVGSFLESAEKHFMKGYRVNYYIFTDNPETIPDVQLQPGRRFVIVPIKKYSSWQEISMRRMEAINKHIAETSHQEVDYLFCLDIDMVFYNAWGPETLGDTVAAIHPGYFNVPRSQFPYERRSSSAAYIPDGEGDFYYGGAVFGGLVKKVYEFTKTCHMTILTDKANGIMAAWQEESHLNRHFLSHKPSKVLSPEYLWDDRKPKPPEIHLIRFSTVDKNYNEIRG
- the GBGT1 gene encoding globoside alpha-1,3-N-acetylgalactosaminyltransferase 1 isoform X3; its protein translation is MDISSLFYRSFYQQPRVLAPQRQDVLTVTPWLAPIIWEGTFNSEILDSAYRPLNLTIGVTAFAIGKYTRFVGSFLESAEKHFMKGYRVNYYIFTDNPETIPDVQLQPGRRFVIVPIKKYSSWQEISMRRMEAINKHIAETSHQEVDYLFCLDIDMVFYNAWGPETLGDTVAAIHPGYFNVPRSQFPYERRSSSAAYIPDGEGDFYYGGAVFGGLVKKVYEFTKTCHMTILTDKANGIMAAWQEESHLNRHFLSHKPSKVLSPEYLWDDRKPKPPEIHLIRFSTVDKNYNEIRG
- the GBGT1 gene encoding globoside alpha-1,3-N-acetylgalactosaminyltransferase 1 isoform X4 — its product is MKGYRVNYYIFTDNPETIPDVQLQPGRRFVIVPIKKYSSWQEISMRRMEAINKHIAETSHQEVDYLFCLDIDMVFYNAWGPETLGDTVAAIHPGYFNVPRSQFPYERRSSSAAYIPDGEGDFYYGGAVFGGLVKKVYEFTKTCHMTILTDKANGIMAAWQEESHLNRHFLSHKPSKVLSPEYLWDDRKPKPPEIHLIRFSTVDKNYNEIRG